One Macrobrachium rosenbergii isolate ZJJX-2024 chromosome 10, ASM4041242v1, whole genome shotgun sequence DNA window includes the following coding sequences:
- the LOC136842872 gene encoding caldesmon-like, which translates to MTSSARSLRSEIICGIGGRRQHNIEEVDIGLPPHLKPATRLTRQRRPSCDSTYSLSTSSAISKIRRGSVPPEELPTTPSRIRRNDSRFRLKSKSLDQGESFSSLRLHGPRHRRSAYRSHESLVGGLRSDDLKVGSARKVVAGSEFREKNNVEGLKGKEKITGSQEKADSAIKSEEKADVEGLQAEQVTDKPPEKSELTNNKKKFGDRFPEGQASHKSPQKSGVRKVKDRTEDQCQDTKTGKAQESTKLGKSQKKLDVQKISKPERKGSHKIKKSDKIQEHPNILEISYEYQDLSKADDKVGDLQEKVQISESKGAGEENQKEETAEEPKEAGKEDKIEGAADESTKTTQREQKEELAEESREGENKQKEETVEDSDNKAQEEQIEYTAEESKEEVQEKQKEEAAEEVKEAAEGFKEVAQEEERKEVAKESNETAEEQKGQAAEESKEAAEEQKGQTAEESNEAAEDQKGQAAEESNEAAEEQKGQTAEESKETAEEREKAEAGRESIKIAQADQTPAEESKEAQTTQREETSDESKEATQADQKAEESKETAQEEHREETAVESQEKANKNHPEKEKVEVQVPEKTDGELQEKVNVDASEGEEKSDKPQDDLRVRESQEPKLDKADGEISRNEVQKELKAKKSKIPKGKKPKPQGADASNEAEASLGNDVKPKKTAKKQSTPEQNDKKQKSLAERKVPKISVGDKVVSDSDGTAKNQSNKGGLLGEQLITQEAQPSSSPADTTETHRINFEVIIQENALGEYNWTKSHEKLYYPKKKRRGVKKISKREYHSDEEISKNKKEMDPHDWSHGTSLGRSTNGRYAGHKRFQYRSIGNDLSTAGYCPRCDPNPEKKPRKIKRRIFKSGQIILLSFSKLCSLTYGSVWFCSVVSILVRILTSGAGGK; encoded by the coding sequence ATGACTTCTAGTGCCAGGTCGCTGAGATCAGAAATCATCTGTGGCATTGGGGGAAGAAGGCAACACAACATAGAGGAAGTGGACATTGGCCTCCCGCCACATCTAAAACCTGCCACGCGACTCACCCGCCAGAGGAGGCCATCATGTGATTCCACCTATTCCCTCAGCACCTCCTCTGCTATTTCCAAAATCAGGAGAGGATCAGTTCCACCAGAGGAACTTCCAACCACACCAAGCCGGATCCGTAGGAATGACTCCCGCTTCAGGTTGAAAAGTAAATCGCTTGACCAGGGGGAATCTTTCAGCAGCTTGAGGCTGCATGGCCCTCGCCACAGACGAAGTGCATACAGGTCACACGAGTCACTAGTTGGTGGTCTTAGGAGTGACGACCTGAAAGTGGGGAGTGCAAGGAAGGTGGTGGCTGGAAGCGAGTTtcgtgaaaaaaataatgtagagggactgaaaggaaaggaaaaaataacaggatctcaagaaaaagctgacagtgcaataaaatctgaagaaaaagcagATGTAGAGGGGCTCCAAGCAGAACAGGTGACAGATAAACCCCCAGAAAAATCAGAGCTCACTAACAACAAGAAAAAGTTTGGAGATAGGTTTCCAGAGGGTCAGGCTTCACACAAATCACCCCAAAAATCTGGAGTACGTAAGGTGAAAGATAGGACAGAAGACCAATGCCAAGACACAAAAACAGGCAAAGCTCAAGAATCAACGAAATTAGGGAAGTCTCAGAAGAAGCTTGACGTACAAAAAATTTCTAAGCCTGAGAGAAAAGGATCTCACAAAATTAAGAAATCTGACAAAATACAAGAACATCCAAACATACTAGAAATTTCATATGAATACCAAGATCTCTCAAAAGCAGATGACAAAGTTGGAGATCTACAAGAAAAGGTACAAATAAGTGAATCAAAAGGAGCAGGAGAAGAAAATCAGAAAGAGGAGACAGCAGAAGAACCAAAAGAGGCAGGAAAAGAAGATAAGATAGAAGGGGCAGCAGATGAATCCACTAAGACAACACAAAGAGAGCAGAAAGAGGAGTTAGCAGAAGAGtcaagagaaggagaaaacaaacagaaagaggagactgTAGAGGACTCTGACAACAAAGCACAAGAAGAGCAGATAGAGTACACAGCAGAAGAATCTAAAGAGGAAgtacaagaaaaacagaaagaggaggcAGCAGAGGAAGTTAAAGAAGCAGCAGAGGGATTTAAAGAGGTAGCACAAGAAGAGGAGCGAAAGGAGGTAGCAAAAGAATCTAACGAGACAGCCGAAGAGCAGAAGGGACAGGCTGCAGAAGAATCTAAAGAGGCAGCAGAAGAGCAGAAGGGACAGACTGCGGAAGAATCTAACGAGGCAGCAGAAGACCAGAAGGGACAGGCTGCAGAAGAATCTAACGAGGCAGCAGAGGAGCAGAAGGGACAGACTGCAGAAGAATCTAAAGAAACAgcagaagaaagggagaaagcgGAGGCTGGAAGAGAATCTATCAAGATAGCACAAGCAGATCAGACACCTGCAGAAGAATCTAAAGAAGCACAAACAACACAGAGAGAAGAAACATCAGATGAATCTAAAGAAGCAACACAAGCGGACCAGAAAGCAGAAGAGTCTAAGGAAACGGCACAGGAAGAACACAGAGAGGAAACAGCAGTAGAATCTCAAGAGAAGGCAAATAAGAATCAccctgaaaaggaaaaagtagaGGTACAAGTTCCAGAGAAGACAGATGGTGAACTTCAAGAGAAAGTAAATGTAGATGCATCTGAGGGGGAGGAAAAATCTGACAAACCACAAGATGACCTTAGAGTAAGGGAATCACAAGAACCAAAACTAGACAAAGCTGATGGGGAAATATCTAGGAATGAAGTTCAAAAAGAATTAAAGGCTAAGAAGTCTAAAATTCCTAAAGGAAAAAAGCCTAAACCTCAAGGAGCAGATGCATCAAATGAAGCTGAAGCAAGTCTTGGCAATGATGTAAAACCCAAGAAAACAGCAAAGAAACAAAGCACGCCTGAACAAAATGACAAGAAACAGAAGAGCCTAGCCGAGAGGAAAGTACCCAAAATCAGTGTTGGTGATAAAGTAGTCAGTGACAGTGATGGCACTGCAAAGAATCAGAGTAATAAAGGAGGATTATTAGGGGAACAATTAATAACCCAAGAAGCTCAACCATCTAGTTCACCGGCAGATACCACTGAAACCCATAGGATAAACTTTGAAGTTATAATTCAAGAGAATGCTTTAGGAGAATACAACTGGACAAAGAGTCACGAAAAGTTGTATTACCccaagaaaaagagaaggggcgttaaaaaaattagtaagagAGAATATCATTCAGACGAAGAGATCagcaagaacaagaaagaaatggACCCACACGACTGGAGCCATGGCACTTCTCTGGGACGCAGTACCAACGGTCGATATGCTGGGCACAAGCGGTTCCAGTATCGCTCCATTGGCAACGACCTTTCCACGGCAGGGTATTGTCCACGATGTGACCCCAATCCTGAGAAGAAGCCCAGGAAGATCAAAAGAAGAATATTCAAATCAGGtcagattattttattatctttttcaaagTTGTGTTCTTTGACATATGGTTCTGTTTGGTTTTGTAGTGTAGTTAGTATTTTGGTGCGCATACTGACCAGTGGGGCAGGTGGAAAATGA